Genomic window (Zingiber officinale cultivar Zhangliang chromosome 2B, Zo_v1.1, whole genome shotgun sequence):
TTCGAGTATAGTTTGTCCATATAAACCTGGATCTTCAAGCAAGAAGACtgttagagctcgttttttggaTGATTCTCCAAGCCTTCTCTGGCCTGGGTTTCTTTCTGTGATTATGTTTGGATTAGAAATATATGTAGGAGGTATTGATCTACATTGCAGATTACTTTTGTAAGAACTTACAATTTACGTTGTTTATATTTGAACACCTTCACACTTGACCTATTCTTAAATTAGAGTATATGTTCCAGCTATAGATTCGTAGTTACAATTTTTAGACAAATCTTCACATATAAATTTAATTCTTCCTTGCTTCAGCAGACTTGATCAGGATGGTGAGAGTCAGTGTACTGAATGATGCTCTCAAGAGCATGTACAATGCTGAGAAGCGCGGAAAGAGGCAGGTCATGATTAGACCTTCCTCAAAAGTGATAATCAAGTTTCTCCTCGTCATGCAGAAACACGGTTTGTGCTTTTGACAACATCTTTGTTCTGTCGCTGCAGCCATTTCATTTTGGTGAGTTTTATGATGGTGGTTTTGCAGGTTACATTGGTGAGTTTGAGTACGTGGATGACCACCGTGCTGGTAAAATAGTTGTCGAGTTGAATGGCAGGTTGAATAAGTGTGGTGTTATTAGCCCCCGCTTCGATGTGGGTGTCAAAGAGATAGAGTCTTGGACTGCCAGACTGCTTCCATCTCGCCAGGTAAATTCGCTTTCCGTCTTTAATTCTCAATAGAGGTGTTGTTCCTTTTCATTTGTTCTCCTTAATGTTGGATGATGCTAAACTGCACTATGTTTCTTTACTGAATTATGCAGTTTGGTTACATTGTGTTGACAACATCTGCCGGAATCATGGATCATGAAGAGGCAAGAAGAAAGAATGCTGGTGGCAAGGTACTCGGCTTCTTCTACTAGATCCATTTTAGCTCCCTACTTTCATTTTTAAGATGAGTCTGATTGATTGGCTTCGATGTCTTTGTACTGTTTTGGCAAAACTATCTTGTTGAACTAAGTGTTCAAGATCTTTCTGAATCTTCTTCTGAAGCAATTCTGAATATGTGATTGAGTTCCAGTTTCAGTTTCATTTTTTTCTATGTTGATTTCTGCAAGCAGAATGTATGTTTGCTGTTATTTTTCTCAACACAATTATAGTTTGCCTCCAAATGAATTAATAAGAATAGATAACAATCTTGTCACTTCCAAATGAATTAATTCCCTGAAAGGGCATTTGGTTAAAAAATAGATAAAGAATGAATTGATTATttgtaggaagagaacaataaaTAAGCAGAAAATTTATGGTgaataaattttgaattagtcAGTGTGGGCTggctataaatttttaaaatttaatttatagaatgaattttaattaaaagtattttaatttttaaaataaaatttaatttaatctttaaaaACCTATTAAATTGGCGCTCCGACTCCTGCGTCGCTTGTTGTTCCACTATGTAGTTTTCTGGTCGGTGCTCCGACTCCTTCTCCTGCTCGTGCTCTGGCGGATCCGCCCTTGCCGTACGGGTCCCTACGGAGGGGACGGCATGGGAGGTGGTTTGTGTCCCGGCGAGGCTTTTCCGGCAGTTGACAATGGATCTGGTGGTACTGCCGATCTTCGCCGCCTTGGCCGTCGGCGGTTCCATCTGCGTTGTCCGGGCCGTGGGGCTGCGGGAGTACGAGGACAATGCCATCGAGTCATGAACATACCTACTTCGTCGCCATGCTTGATCTGCACGCACAGAAAGAAGGCGTGGAAGCCGATC
Coding sequences:
- the LOC122047494 gene encoding 40S ribosomal protein S15a-1-like — its product is MVRVSVLNDALKSMYNAEKRGKRQVMIRPSSKVIIKFLLVMQKHGYIGEFEYVDDHRAGKIVVELNGRLNKCGVISPRFDVGVKEIESWTARLLPSRQFGYIVLTTSAGIMDHEEARRKNAGGKVLGFFY